TTCCTGCAGCTGCAGCAGTTGTTTCTGATGCAAGTGTTGATCCTACAAACACGCCGTGCTGCCAGCTTCTTGATTGATATACCAGAGGAGCAGTCTTAGCGCGTCTTCCACCGAATATTACTGCAGAAATAGGCACTCCTTCAGGTGATTCCCATTCTTTTGAAATACATGGGCAGTTTTTAGCAGGAGCTGTGAATCTTGAATTCGGATGAGCTCCTCTTTCCCCTGATTTCTTGCCGTTCCATGGGTTACCCTGCCAATCCAACGCATTTTCCGGCGGGTTGTTGTCCATTCTTTCCCACCATACAGTATCATCATCTAAATTATAGGCAACATTTGTAAATATTGAATTTTTCTTCGATGACATTAAAGCATTATAATTTGATTTTTCGCTTGTACCCGGAGCAACTCCGAAAAATCCGGCTTCAGGATTTATTGCCCAAAGTCTACCGTCTTCTTTTATCTTAAGCCAAGCTATATCGTCACCAACTGTCCATACCTTGTATCCCTTTTTCCTGTACAACTCTGGAGGTATAAGCATAGCAAGGTTCGTTTTTCCGCATGCCGAAGGGAATGCAGCAGCTATATATTTTACTTCTTTCTTAGGATTTTCAATTCCCAAGATCAGCATATGTTCTGCCATCCATCCTTCTTTCCATCCCTGGAATGATGCAATTCTGAGAGCAAAACATTTTTTCCCCAGCAATACGTTACCTCCGTATGCTGAATTGCATGACCAGATTGTATTATCCTCAGGAAAATGGAATATATATCTTTTGTCTATATCAAGAGTGCACTTGCCGTGGAGTCCTCTTACAAAGTCATTGGAATCTCCCAATGTATCCAATACTTTCTTTCCTACTCTCGTCATTATATTCATACTTAAAACCACATAGATTGAATCAGTAATTTCAAATCCTATCTTTGAAAATGGTGAACCTATAGGTCCCATTGAATATGGAATAATATACATAGTTCTACCATTCATTGAATTTGCAAAGATCTCCCTGCCAAGCTTGTATGCATCTTCTGGACTTTTCCAATTATTAGTAGGACCCGCATTCTCTTTGCTTTTTGTACATATGTACGTTTTGTCCTCCATGCGGGCAACATCATCCTTCTGTGAACGATGATAATAGCATCCGGGATATTTTTCCTTATTTAAAGCAATCATTTCTCCTGTTTGGCAGCCTTCCCTGCGCAGTATGTCTAATTGTTCCTCGCTTCCGTCAATCCACATAACTTTAGCTGGTTTTGTCAATGATACGACATCGTCTACC
Above is a window of Sedimentibacter sp. MB35-C1 DNA encoding:
- a CDS encoding phosphoenolpyruvate carboxykinase (GTP), with the protein product MQKLTSNVNVLKWVDDVVSLTKPAKVMWIDGSEEQLDILRREGCQTGEMIALNKEKYPGCYYHRSQKDDVARMEDKTYICTKSKENAGPTNNWKSPEDAYKLGREIFANSMNGRTMYIIPYSMGPIGSPFSKIGFEITDSIYVVLSMNIMTRVGKKVLDTLGDSNDFVRGLHGKCTLDIDKRYIFHFPEDNTIWSCNSAYGGNVLLGKKCFALRIASFQGWKEGWMAEHMLILGIENPKKEVKYIAAAFPSACGKTNLAMLIPPELYRKKGYKVWTVGDDIAWLKIKEDGRLWAINPEAGFFGVAPGTSEKSNYNALMSSKKNSIFTNVAYNLDDDTVWWERMDNNPPENALDWQGNPWNGKKSGERGAHPNSRFTAPAKNCPCISKEWESPEGVPISAVIFGGRRAKTAPLVYQSRSWQHGVFVGSTLASETTAAAAGKTGVVRRDPMAMLPFCGYHMGDYFEHWLEIGKKLSNPPKIFHVNWFRTNDRGEFMWPGFGENFRVLEWIIRRCENKVDAEASSIGYVPKVEDINREELGISNEVLDELLTIDIDSWMDDVKSIEEFYNKIGSRLPEELKAELNTLKKNLSNSREPSIA